In the Nerophis ophidion isolate RoL-2023_Sa linkage group LG01, RoL_Noph_v1.0, whole genome shotgun sequence genome, one interval contains:
- the spinb gene encoding spindlin b has translation MKTPFKSPEAARPRADEGHSGVSANMMKKKNPHKKQRCVAPARSLSPPPKKTMVGCRIQHVWKEGSKSSQWKGTVLDQVPVNPSLYLIKYDGFDCIYGLELHSDQRVLGLEVLSDAAAAARVSDAPLADAMIGKAVEHMFETEDGPKEEWRGMVLARAPIMTSWFYITYEKDPVLYMYQLLDDYKEGDLRIMPDSNDSVAAEREPGEVVDSLVGKQVEYAKEDGGKRSGMVIHQVEAKPSVYFIKFDDDFHIYVYDLVKTS, from the exons ATGAAGACCCCCTTCAAGAGTCCAGAGGCCGCGCGGCCCCGAGCGGACGAAG GACATTCCGGCGTGTCCGCCaacatgatgaagaagaagaacccACACAA GAAACAGAGGTGCGTGGCGCCCGCTAGGTCTTTGTCGCCGCCCCCCAAGAAGACCATGGTGGGATGCCGGATCCAACACGTGTGGAAGGAGGGCA GCAAGTCGTCCCAGTGGAAGGGGACGGTCCTGGACCAGGTGCCGGTCAACCCGTCGCTCTACCTCATCAAGTACGACGGCTTCGACTGCATCTACGGTCTGGAGCTGCACAGCGACCAGCGCGTCCTCGGCCTGGAGGTGCTCTCCGACGCCGCAG CCGCGGCGAGGGTGAGCGACGCGCCGCTGGCCGACGCCATGATCGGGAAGGCGGTGGAGCACATGTTCGAGACGGAGGACGGGCCCAAAGAGGAGTGGCGCGGCATGGTCCTGGCCCGGGCGCCCATCATGACGTCGTGGTTCTACATCACCTACGAGAAGGACCCGGTGCTCTACATGTACCAGCTGCTGGACGACTACAAGGAGGGCGACCTGCGCATCATGCCCGACTCCA ACGACAGCGTGGCGGCGGAGCGCGAGCCCGGCGAGGTGGTGGACAGCCTGGTGGGCAAGCAGGTGGAGTACGCCAAGGAGGACGGCGGCAAACGCTCCGGAATGGTCATCCACCAGGTGGAGGCCAAGCCCTCCGTCTACTTCATCAAGTTCGACGACGACTTCCACATCTACGTCTACGACCTGGTCAAGACCTCCTAA